A genomic window from Xenorhabdus cabanillasii includes:
- the nadR gene encoding multifunctional transcriptional regulator/nicotinamide-nucleotide adenylyltransferase/ribosylnicotinamide kinase NadR yields the protein MGQFDYLKEAIKEANHTLQQVADVCGMTKGYLSQLINGKIKSPSAQKLASLHQHLGLAYPMEKKTIGVVFGKFYPLHTGHIYLIQRASSQVDELHVILCYDELRDRELFINSSMSQQPTVSDRLRWLLQTFKYQKNIHIHAFDEQGMEPYPHGWEAWGQSTKRFMATKGISPDYIYSSEAQDVPCYKAHFGIETILIDPQRSFMNISGSQIRQAPFHYWEYIPTEVKPFFVRTVAILGGESSGKSTLVNKLANMFNTTSAWEYGREYVFSHLGGDEMALQYSDYDKIALGHAQYIDFSIKYANKVAFIDTDFVTTQAFCKRYEGKEHPFVQAMIDEYRFDLVILLENNTPWVADGLRSLGNEQERKEFQQLLKSLLKKNNIDYVCINSPDYDQRFLRCVELVQEMLMA from the coding sequence ATGGGACAGTTTGACTATTTAAAAGAGGCAATCAAAGAAGCGAATCACACACTACAGCAAGTCGCTGATGTATGCGGTATGACAAAAGGCTACTTAAGCCAACTTATTAACGGCAAGATAAAAAGTCCAAGTGCACAGAAATTAGCATCTCTTCATCAACATTTAGGATTGGCGTACCCTATGGAAAAGAAAACTATCGGTGTCGTGTTTGGTAAATTTTACCCGTTACATACTGGGCATATTTATTTGATCCAACGAGCATCCAGCCAAGTCGATGAATTGCACGTTATTCTCTGCTATGACGAATTACGGGATCGGGAACTGTTTATCAATAGCTCAATGTCTCAACAGCCTACTGTCAGTGACCGCCTGAGATGGCTGCTGCAAACGTTTAAATATCAAAAAAATATCCACATCCATGCTTTTGATGAACAAGGTATGGAACCCTATCCACACGGTTGGGAAGCCTGGGGCCAAAGTACGAAACGATTCATGGCCACAAAAGGTATCAGTCCTGACTATATCTATTCCAGTGAAGCACAGGATGTCCCATGCTATAAAGCGCATTTTGGAATTGAAACTATCCTTATCGACCCACAACGCTCATTCATGAATATCAGTGGAAGTCAGATACGACAGGCTCCTTTCCACTATTGGGAATATATTCCGACAGAAGTGAAGCCGTTTTTTGTGCGTACTGTTGCTATCCTTGGTGGTGAATCAAGTGGGAAATCTACGTTGGTAAACAAACTGGCGAATATGTTTAACACAACGAGTGCGTGGGAGTATGGGCGTGAGTATGTATTTTCCCATTTAGGGGGAGATGAGATGGCTCTGCAATACTCCGATTACGATAAAATAGCTTTAGGTCACGCTCAATATATTGATTTTTCAATAAAATATGCCAACAAAGTCGCCTTTATTGATACTGACTTTGTAACAACACAGGCATTTTGCAAACGTTACGAAGGGAAAGAACATCCCTTTGTTCAGGCAATGATTGATGAATATCGATTTGATCTGGTCATTCTCTTAGAAAATAACACTCCCTGGGTGGCGGATGGACTGAGAAGTCTGGGCAATGAACAAGAGCGTAAAGAGTTTCAGCAATTGCTTAAAAGCTTGTTGAAGAAAAATAACATTGATTATGTATGTATTAATTCACCTGATTATGATCAACGTTTTCTTCGCTGTGTTGAACTTGTTCAGGAAATGTTAATGGCATAA
- a CDS encoding POTRA domain-containing protein, with product MKEISNYYLKQGYITSVAFIKP from the coding sequence GTGAAAGAGATTTCAAATTATTATCTAAAGCAGGGTTATATTACTTCTGTTGCATTTATCAAACCATAA
- a CDS encoding IS30 family transposase, producing the protein MTYTQLTETERYQISSLKEAGFSQRAISKSLNRSPSTISRELRRNREAKKYSPEQAQFKAVARRHFAIKAVKVNPEIEMWIKQLIWQDLSPEQIVGYLKREAKISLHHETIYRLIYKDKKNGGDLWQHLRMAKKPYRKRYGNYERRGKIKNRVSIDKRPKFVDKKQRIGDWEGDTIVGQDHKSALLTLVERKSLFTIIIKLEDKTAEGVAKAATRHLSLIKHKVKTITFDNGLEFAEHERISKNLEARIYFAHPHSPWERGINENINGLIRDYFPKGTDFNKVSEREINLVANRLNNRPRKTRDYKTPNELFKGVPTQLLRSLRCCA; encoded by the coding sequence ATGACCTATACACAACTGACCGAAACAGAAAGATATCAGATTTCTAGCCTGAAAGAAGCGGGTTTTTCACAACGGGCGATTTCAAAGTCACTCAATCGAAGCCCCTCAACGATTAGCCGGGAATTGAGACGAAATCGGGAAGCAAAGAAATATTCTCCTGAACAGGCTCAGTTTAAGGCCGTAGCACGCCGGCATTTTGCTATAAAAGCAGTCAAAGTGAATCCAGAGATAGAAATGTGGATCAAACAGTTAATTTGGCAAGATTTAAGTCCCGAACAGATTGTGGGTTATCTTAAACGGGAAGCCAAAATATCTTTACATCATGAGACGATTTATCGATTGATTTATAAAGATAAAAAGAATGGTGGTGATTTATGGCAACATCTCAGAATGGCGAAAAAACCGTATCGTAAACGCTATGGAAATTATGAGCGCAGAGGCAAAATTAAAAATAGAGTCAGCATTGATAAACGCCCAAAATTTGTTGATAAAAAGCAGCGTATTGGTGATTGGGAAGGCGATACTATCGTTGGCCAAGATCATAAAAGTGCATTATTGACACTCGTTGAACGAAAATCATTATTTACTATTATTATTAAACTTGAAGATAAAACAGCAGAAGGGGTCGCCAAAGCGGCAACAAGACACTTATCACTGATAAAACATAAAGTTAAAACAATTACCTTTGACAATGGCCTCGAATTTGCCGAACACGAGCGGATCAGTAAAAATTTAGAGGCAAGAATTTATTTTGCTCACCCGCATTCCCCTTGGGAAAGAGGGATAAATGAGAACATAAATGGATTAATTAGAGATTACTTCCCAAAAGGAACCGATTTTAATAAGGTATCAGAGCGGGAGATTAACCTTGTGGCAAACCGATTAAATAATCGTCCTCGTAAAACACGAGATTACAAAACACCGAATGAGTTATTTAAAGGAGTCCCCACTCAATTACTTCGCTCATTACGGTGTTGCGCTTAA